One Bacillota bacterium genomic window carries:
- a CDS encoding RNA polymerase sigma factor, whose product MERKELFDQVFTPELVDKLYGYAYKRSFNQDEAQDLCQEIIAEILQALANKPQISNFDAYIWQIAHNTYCSHVRKQKQKQYAVQKLQDGPQGYDCGFEDDLLSGLLDAHQLEWIRREMAFLGKIYRQVMVMYYLEELSIAEIAQRLAVPENRVKQRLFSARKKIRKGVSAVEAKNNDVKLRPNYLLLSGTGDFSKSDSAWTLAARLLVQNILITCRETAKTAEEIARELEVPAVF is encoded by the coding sequence ATGGAAAGAAAAGAGCTTTTTGATCAAGTTTTTACACCGGAGCTGGTCGACAAATTGTACGGCTATGCCTATAAGCGGAGCTTCAACCAGGATGAGGCCCAGGATCTGTGCCAGGAGATTATTGCCGAGATTCTCCAAGCGCTGGCAAACAAGCCTCAGATCAGCAATTTCGACGCCTATATCTGGCAGATTGCCCACAACACCTACTGCAGCCATGTCAGAAAGCAGAAGCAGAAACAGTATGCGGTCCAAAAACTGCAGGACGGCCCCCAAGGTTATGACTGCGGCTTTGAGGATGATCTTCTGTCAGGTCTGCTTGATGCCCACCAGCTGGAATGGATCCGGCGGGAAATGGCTTTCCTGGGTAAGATCTATCGCCAAGTGATGGTGATGTATTATCTGGAAGAGCTTTCCATTGCTGAAATTGCTCAAAGGCTGGCTGTACCGGAAAATCGCGTCAAGCAGAGGCTCTTTTCTGCCCGCAAGAAGATCAGGAAAGGGGTTAGTGCTGTGGAAGCCAAAAATAATGATGTTAAGCTGAGACCAAACTATCTGCTCTTATCCGGAACAGGGGATTTCAGCAAGAGCGACAGCGCTTGGACGCTGGCTGCAAGACTATTGGTACAGAACATCTTAATTACATGCCGTGAAACTGCTAAAACCGCGGAGGAAATAGCTAGAGAATTGGAAGTACCGGCAGTGTTTAT
- a CDS encoding helix-turn-helix domain-containing protein, giving the protein MQDRNISVDAEWGKYTITINGMKAQECSECRETVISADELLTLREMGLSLFVPQNDDKEMPERLSESEGSALKLAPEQPVKKAVESSVYDPVEQPKTNSTDKLDEMPHAKDKVVSTLIGVKEAAELLKVSKHTVYRMVHQKTLPAIKIGNAWKFREEDIAILLEKT; this is encoded by the coding sequence ATGCAGGACAGAAACATATCGGTTGACGCTGAGTGGGGTAAGTATACGATAACTATCAACGGGATGAAGGCTCAGGAATGCAGTGAATGCAGAGAAACAGTAATCAGCGCCGATGAACTTTTAACGCTGAGGGAAATGGGGTTAAGTCTCTTTGTGCCACAAAATGATGATAAGGAGATGCCTGAACGTCTGTCTGAATCGGAAGGCAGTGCACTAAAGCTGGCGCCAGAGCAGCCGGTGAAGAAAGCCGTTGAGTCATCTGTTTATGACCCCGTTGAACAGCCCAAAACGAACTCAACCGATAAACTCGATGAGATGCCACATGCCAAAGACAAAGTAGTATCAACGTTGATTGGTGTTAAAGAGGCAGCTGAGTTGTTAAAGGTGTCCAAACATACAGTCTACCGAATGGTTCACCAAAAGACACTGCCGGCGATTAAGATCGGCAATGCCTGGAAATTTCGAGAGGAAGATATTGCCATCCTATTGGAAAAAACATAG
- a CDS encoding chemotaxis protein CheX codes for MRVAYVEPFVRAARDVFKLMMDLEATRGELWACDELMPSKEASVAIGVTGDLLGSILYSFPKEMTLKMVEIMSGMAIEELDSFVASALGEVANIISGNAVTHLSNNNYNCNIVPPQIVLGKNVSLSMASKRALVVPMETRIGQFDIFITLSER; via the coding sequence GTGAGGGTAGCATATGTTGAACCTTTTGTCAGAGCAGCGCGTGACGTTTTCAAGCTGATGATGGATTTGGAAGCTACCCGCGGCGAATTGTGGGCCTGCGATGAATTAATGCCGAGTAAAGAAGCTAGTGTGGCCATCGGCGTTACCGGCGATCTCTTGGGTTCAATTTTGTACAGCTTTCCCAAAGAGATGACTCTGAAGATGGTGGAAATTATGTCCGGGATGGCCATCGAAGAGCTGGACAGCTTTGTGGCTTCAGCTCTCGGTGAGGTTGCCAATATTATCAGTGGGAATGCGGTGACGCATTTAAGCAACAACAACTATAACTGCAACATTGTACCTCCCCAGATTGTGCTGGGCAAAAATGTGTCTCTTTCCATGGCCAGCAAGCGGGCCCTGGTGGTTCCGATGGAGACCCGGATCGGCCAGTTTGATATCTTTATCACTTTATCAGAGCGGTAA